A segment of the Frankineae bacterium MT45 genome:
CTGGTACACCGAGTGCGAACGACCGCAGCGCTGGCAGCGGGTGTAGCCGCGAACCGCGAACTTCGGCTTGGCCGCAGCCTTGTTAACTAGTGCCTTCTTAGCCATCTGGCTCAGTTCTCCTTGAACGGGAAGCCGAGCGCCTTGAGCAGCGCGCGTCCTTCGTCGTCGTTAGCGGCGGTGGTGACGATGGTGATGTCCATACCGCGGGGACGGTCGATCGAGTCCGGGTCGATCTCGACGAACATCGACTGCTCGTTCAGACCGAAGGTGTAGTTGCCGTTTCCGTCGAACTGC
Coding sequences within it:
- a CDS encoding SSU ribosomal protein S14P, which encodes MAKKALVNKAAAKPKFAVRGYTRCQRCGRSHSVYQKFGLCRICLREMAHAGELPGVTKSSW